In Methylotenera sp. L2L1, the following proteins share a genomic window:
- a CDS encoding SAM-dependent methyltransferase, translating to MTTPALQQEKLTSNLRQKNRARWVADLAKRKILHRLTHLHTGYLTLIDGDEKYSFGLASSELHAVIKIHDSRFYGEIAFGGSIGAGEAYMLGYWTTDHLTELIRIMCINQSVMDALEGGYQWLTKPILKVLHWLNSNTTEGSRKNIAAHYDLGNELFQLFLDPTMMYSSAIFNHQTQTLQQASELKLKTICDKLDLKPTDHVVEIGTGWGGFAIYAAKHYGCRITTTTISKQQYALAKVRVGGAGLSDKITLLLEDYRHLDGEFDKLVSIEMVEAVGHQFYDTYFAKVGSLLKPDGLALIQAITIADQRYEVAKSSVDFIQRYIFPGSCIPSNTAMLNSITRMSDMRLIDLEDIGPHYATTLGMWRMNFFKNINQVRALGYSEEFIKMWEFYFCYCEGGFIERALGDVHMLLAKPNNKRDALTPKD from the coding sequence ATGACGACACCAGCCCTGCAACAAGAAAAACTAACCAGCAATCTACGCCAAAAAAATCGTGCACGATGGGTAGCTGATTTAGCCAAACGTAAAATATTGCACCGATTAACACATTTGCACACAGGCTATTTAACACTGATTGATGGTGACGAAAAATATAGTTTTGGTCTAGCATCATCTGAATTACACGCTGTGATTAAAATTCATGACAGTCGGTTTTATGGTGAAATTGCGTTTGGTGGCAGCATCGGTGCTGGTGAAGCCTACATGCTCGGCTACTGGACCACAGATCACCTTACTGAATTAATCAGGATTATGTGCATCAACCAATCAGTGATGGATGCGCTAGAAGGCGGTTACCAATGGCTGACCAAGCCGATTCTGAAGGTATTACATTGGCTAAACAGCAATACGACGGAAGGTAGCCGTAAGAATATTGCAGCACATTACGACTTGGGCAATGAGTTATTTCAGTTGTTTTTAGACCCAACGATGATGTACTCCAGCGCGATATTTAACCACCAAACACAAACATTACAACAGGCATCTGAATTAAAACTAAAAACCATTTGCGATAAACTCGATTTAAAACCAACTGACCACGTGGTTGAAATTGGCACTGGCTGGGGTGGTTTTGCGATTTATGCGGCAAAACATTATGGTTGCAGAATCACGACGACGACTATCTCTAAGCAACAATATGCGCTAGCAAAAGTGCGCGTGGGGGGTGCTGGGCTTAGTGACAAAATCACATTATTACTTGAAGATTACCGCCATTTAGATGGTGAGTTCGATAAATTAGTGTCAATTGAAATGGTAGAGGCCGTAGGGCATCAGTTTTATGACACTTATTTTGCTAAGGTAGGTTCATTACTTAAACCTGATGGGCTCGCATTAATTCAGGCGATTACGATTGCTGACCAACGCTATGAAGTAGCTAAATCTTCAGTAGACTTTATTCAACGCTATATTTTCCCAGGCTCGTGCATCCCTTCTAACACTGCTATGCTTAATAGCATTACGCGGATGAGTGATATGAGATTAATTGATCTTGAAGATATTGGTCCACACTACGCAACTACGCTGGGGATGTGGCGGATGAATTTCTTTAAAAATATCAACCAAGTACGTGCATTAGGTTACTCAGAAGAATTCATCAAAATGTGGGAGTTCTATTTCTGCTACTGTGAAGGCGGCTTTATTGAGCGTGCATTGGGTGATGTACACATGCTGTTAGCTAAGCCAAATAACAAAAGAGATGCACTCACACCAAAAGACTAA
- the mnmD gene encoding tRNA (5-methylaminomethyl-2-thiouridine)(34)-methyltransferase MnmD gives MREQLAWRDGLPYSTKFQDVYFSSDNGLLETEYVFLQGNDLPTRWQQTDLNHFTIIETGFGTGLNFLCAARLWLASAPKHAVLHFVSVEKYPLELSDISTALALWPELTDLSTPLIHQYETLMNTKANTSSISLYNHRVQLSVYTGDATEQLACISNIADAWFLDGFAPAKNPEMWHSGLFSEMAKHAHPSTTFATFTSAGDVRRGLINAGFKVNKRAGFGKKREMLCGEFIGTQHD, from the coding sequence ATGCGAGAGCAATTAGCATGGCGAGATGGCTTACCCTACTCCACCAAGTTTCAGGATGTGTATTTTTCTAGTGATAATGGCCTATTAGAAACTGAATATGTCTTTTTACAAGGCAACGATTTGCCAACACGCTGGCAACAGACTGATTTAAATCACTTTACCATTATTGAAACTGGGTTTGGCACTGGCTTAAACTTTTTATGTGCAGCTAGATTATGGTTAGCAAGCGCACCAAAGCATGCTGTATTGCATTTTGTTAGCGTAGAGAAATATCCACTTGAATTAAGTGATATCTCAACCGCGTTAGCGTTGTGGCCAGAACTCACTGACTTAAGCACGCCCCTGATTCATCAGTATGAAACATTGATGAATACAAAGGCGAATACATCATCTATTAGTCTTTACAATCATAGAGTTCAATTATCTGTATACACCGGCGATGCCACCGAACAATTAGCATGCATTTCTAACATCGCTGATGCATGGTTTCTGGATGGGTTCGCCCCTGCTAAGAATCCAGAGATGTGGCATAGCGGCTTGTTTTCAGAGATGGCAAAACACGCCCACCCCTCAACCACATTCGCAACATTTACCAGTGCGGGAGATGTAAGGCGAGGCTTAATCAATGCAGGTTTCAAGGTAAATAAGCGCGCAGGGTTTGGTAAAAAACGTGAAATGCTCTGTGGCGAGTTCATCGGTACCCAGCATGACTAA